The sequence AGGAATCCTCTCAGCAGCCACGTAGGCATTCTCTTCTCTCTGGAGGAAAAGGCCCAGCAGCTGTCGGAGGAAAAGGCTCACCAGCTGTCAGAGCAAAAGGACATGTCGCAGCTAAGTAAGAATTTGGGTGATTCGAGTCCCCCGGCGGAGGCCCCTAAGCCTCCGGTCTATAGCCGCCCTACGGTTCTGATGCGGGCTCCGCCCGCCTCCTCTCGGGCTCCGCCAGTCCCCTGGGATCCACCTCCGATTGATTTGCAGGCTTCATTGGCCGCTTGGCAGGCACCTCAGCCTGCTTGGGAGGCCCCGCAGGGCCAGCCGCCTGCCCCAGTGGCTCCCATGGCCCAACCTCCGGCCCTAGGGGGCCCGATGGTCCAGGCTCCCCCTCTGGGAGGCCCGATGGGCAAGCCTCCAACTCCGGGAGTCCTGATGATCCATCCTCCCCCTCCGGGAGCCCCGATGGCCCAGCCTCCAACTCCGGGAGTCCTGATGATGCATCCTTCGGCTCCCGGAGCCCCAATGGCGCATCCTCCCCCTCCTGGGACCCCGATGGCGCATCCTCCCCCTCCGGGGACCCCGATGGCACATCCTCCCCCTCCTGGGACCCCAATGGTGCATCCTCCCCCTCCGGGGACCCCAATGGCGCATCCTCCCCCTCCGGGGACCCCCATGGCGCATCCTCCCCCTCCGGGGACACCGATGGCTCACCCTCCCCCTCCGGGGACACCGATGGCCCATCCTCCCCCTCCGGGGACCCCTATGGCTCAGCCTCCAGCTCCAGGAGTGCTGATTCCCCAGCCTCTGACTCCGGGAGTCCTGATGGTCCAGCCTCCTGCTCCAGGAGCCCCGATAGCCCAGCCTCCACCCACGGCACCCTTGATGGCCCAGCCTCCGCCTCCAGGAACCCCGATGGCCAAGCCTCCAGGTCCTGGAGTCCTGATGATCCATCCTGCAGGCTCAAGAGCTCCGATCACCCAGCCTCCAGCTACAGGAGCCCCGATGGTGCAGCCACCTGCGCCGGCCCCACCTGCGCAGCCTATGGCTTCCTGGGCCCCCCAGGCTCAGCCTCTGATCCTGCAGATCCAGTCACAGGTTATAAGGGCTCCTCCGCAGGTTCCCCAGGGTCCACAGGCCCCGCCAGCGCAGCTGGCCACACCCCCAGGCTGGCAGGCCACCTCGCCGGGATGGCAGGCCCCACCGCAAGGCTGGCCAACCACGCCCCTGGGCTGGCAGACCACACAGGTCACCTGGCCTGCTCCAACGATTGCCTGGCAGGCACCTCTACCTGTGCGCCCGGGGCCACCACCCATCCGACCGGGCCCACCGCCCATCCGCCCTGGCCCCCCGCCAgtgcgccaggccccacccccaaTCCGCCAGGCACCTCCACTGATCCGCCAGGCACCGCCACCCATCCGACCTGCCCCGCAGGTCCTGGCCACCCCGCCGCCTCTCTGGCAGGCCCTGCCACCCCCACCACCTCTGCGGCAGGCCCCGCAGGCTCGGCTGCCCACCCCGCAGTTGAGGGCGGCTCCACCAATTCGGGCGGCCCCACAGGTGCCGACGGCCCCTCCAGCACCGCAGATGCCCACCGCACCTCCCGCTGTTCCGCAGGTGCCACCGGCCGTGATGCCAGCCCCTCTGCCAGCCGCACTGTCAGCCCCGCAGGCTGTACACTGCCCACCCATCATCTGGCAGGCCCCGAAAGGCCAAGCTCCGGTGCCACACGAGATGCCAACCTCAATGGAATTCCAGGAAGTTCAGCAAGCCCAGGCCAGTCTGGCCTGGCAGGCTCCAAAGGCCCCCGGGCAATTCTGGCAGGCCCTGCCCACCCAGGAGGCCCAGAGGCAGGGCCCACCACTGGTTCAACTGGAGCAGCCCTTTCACGGGGCCCCCGCCTCCCAAAAGGCCCTGCAAATCCAGCTACCCACCCAGCAGGCCCAGCCCTCGGGCTCGCAGGCAGAGCTGCCAGCCATGCAACTCCAGCCCTCCTGGCAGGGCCCCCCCTCAGCCTTGCAGGGCCAGCCCGGAGCCCCCTTAACGGGGGCAAATTTTCCCATGGGCTCTGCTAAATCATTGATGACTCCATCAGGAGAATCCAGGGCCTCCTCTATAGACCGAAGGACCTCTTCAAAAGAACGTAGGACCTCTTCAAAGGAACGCAAGGCTCCTTCAAAGGACCGGATGATCTTCGGTGGCACTTTTTGTGCTCCCAGGGCAATGCCAACTGCTGGAGCACACCTACCAACTCCCTGGAAAAACTTGCCTGCCACATCCGAGACCTTTACTGCCACCCCAAGGGTCTTTCCATCTACCTCCCAGTTCCAGCCTGCCTCTTCTAATGCCTTCAAGGGCCCGTCTGCCACCTCAGAGACCCCAAAGTCACTGCCACTTGCTCTGCAGGATCCATTTGCCTGCATTGAGGCCTTGCCTGCAGTCCCATGGGTTCCACAGCCCAATGTGAATGCCTCGAAGGCATCCAAGGCAGGGCCCAGCATCCTGATGGCGACGGCAGCTGCTCCCAAGGCAATGGCCACCACTCAAGAGGCCTCGAAGACCTCCGCTGAGCCTCCGCGTCGTTCGGGCAAGGCTACCCGGAAGAAGAAGCATCTGAATACTGAAGAGGAGGATGGCAGGGGCCAGATGCTGAGCATGTGCACCTGGCAGGCCCCCAGGCCCTGGGAAAGTGTGGACTTCAATGACTGGGAGGTTCAAACCCCTATCCAGGTCCTGTGTGACTGGGAGGGCCTGAGCACCTCCCATGGCCTGAGTGGCTGGGAGGGCCCGAGTACCTCCCGGATCCTGAGTGGCTGGGAAGGACCCAGCACTTCTTGGGCCCTGAGTGCCTGGGAAGGCCCGAGCACCTCAAGGGCCCTGGGTCTCTGGGAAAGCCCAGTTAGCCCTCCGTCCTTGATCATCTCTGAGCTCCCTAATCTTGCTCAGGGATTTGGTGCAACCCAAGATGACCCCAAGCTGGAGACTCAGCCACTGTCTCCCTTGGATGAGAGAGCAAACGCACTGGTGCAGT comes from Balaenoptera ricei isolate mBalRic1 chromosome 2, mBalRic1.hap2, whole genome shotgun sequence and encodes:
- the MAGEL2 gene encoding MAGE-like protein 2, encoding MSQLSKNLGDSSPPAEAPKPPVYSRPTVLMRAPPASSRAPPVPWDPPPIDLQASLAAWQAPQPAWEAPQGQPPAPVAPMAQPPALGGPMVQAPPLGGPMGKPPTPGVLMIHPPPPGAPMAQPPTPGVLMMHPSAPGAPMAHPPPPGTPMAHPPPPGTPMAHPPPPGTPMVHPPPPGTPMAHPPPPGTPMAHPPPPGTPMAHPPPPGTPMAHPPPPGTPMAQPPAPGVLIPQPLTPGVLMVQPPAPGAPIAQPPPTAPLMAQPPPPGTPMAKPPGPGVLMIHPAGSRAPITQPPATGAPMVQPPAPAPPAQPMASWAPQAQPLILQIQSQVIRAPPQVPQGPQAPPAQLATPPGWQATSPGWQAPPQGWPTTPLGWQTTQVTWPAPTIAWQAPLPVRPGPPPIRPGPPPIRPGPPPVRQAPPPIRQAPPLIRQAPPPIRPAPQVLATPPPLWQALPPPPPLRQAPQARLPTPQLRAAPPIRAAPQVPTAPPAPQMPTAPPAVPQVPPAVMPAPLPAALSAPQAVHCPPIIWQAPKGQAPVPHEMPTSMEFQEVQQAQASLAWQAPKAPGQFWQALPTQEAQRQGPPLVQLEQPFHGAPASQKALQIQLPTQQAQPSGSQAELPAMQLQPSWQGPPSALQGQPGAPLTGANFPMGSAKSLMTPSGESRASSIDRRTSSKERRTSSKERKAPSKDRMIFGGTFCAPRAMPTAGAHLPTPWKNLPATSETFTATPRVFPSTSQFQPASSNAFKGPSATSETPKSLPLALQDPFACIEALPAVPWVPQPNVNASKASKAGPSILMATAAAPKAMATTQEASKTSAEPPRRSGKATRKKKHLNTEEEDGRGQMLSMCTWQAPRPWESVDFNDWEVQTPIQVLCDWEGLSTSHGLSGWEGPSTSRILSGWEGPSTSWALSAWEGPSTSRALGLWESPVSPPSLIISELPNLAQGFGATQDDPKLETQPLSPLDERANALVQFLLVKDQAKVPIKRSEMVKFIIREYKDECLEIISRASHKLECVFGYQLKEIDPQNHSYILINKGRKGEAASSYLDRPKLGLLMVVLSLIFMKGNCVREDLIFTFLYKLGLDVRETHGLFGNTRKLITEVFVREKYLEYRQIPFTEPAEYEFLWGPRAFLETSKMLVLKFLAKLYKKDPRCWPYQYYEALAECESEDLDEDEPGPDDKADDPTSSPPPR